A window of the Trichoderma asperellum chromosome 4, complete sequence genome harbors these coding sequences:
- a CDS encoding uncharacterized protein (EggNog:ENOG41), whose translation MLFTLFSRLPLSVKVWAVQQVAFHVIGLVFEWLDSSNALSKIRAREADTKPYKRMLPKVLLNQCLVLLPCMALCEATGLCFTNKGHISTGRAVLSLPVLAIGHDVVQYLTHRYLLHQPNLKLMRMLRHSVHHSTTASKGISACYMSAPDFFLEIVLPYLVPLALVGGGGADLRFHSLVVASGAFGGIYEHSGYDLALAFQAYPRNKEDGWYWKVVASVLSDLVSTRAHHEHHSRGQVSFSDGFGSPGICDTIFGTRWDLVPRHRDEVEREWRSQTEQQQPADVR comes from the coding sequence ATGCTCTTCACGCTCTTCTCCCGGCTTCCCTTGTCTGTCAAAGTATGGGCAGTTCAACAGGTTGCGTTCCACGTGATCGGGCTCGTTTTCGAGTGGCTGGACTCTTCAAATGCTCTAAGCAAGATCAGGGCCCGAGAGGCAGACACCAAGCCGTATAAACGGATGCTTCCGAAAGTCCTGCTAAACCAATGTCTCGTCCTCCTACCTTGCATGGCGCTTTGTGAGGCGACTGGACTCTGCTTCACAAACAAAGGCCACATCTCGACGGGGCGTGCGGTTTTGTCGCTGCCCGTTCTCGCCATTGGACACGATGTCGTCCAGTATCTTACTCATAGATACCTGCTGCACCAGCCAAACCTGAAGCTCATGCGGATGCTGCGCCACTCAGTCCACCACTCGACGACAGCCAGCAAAGGAATCAGCGCGTGCTACATGTCGGCTCCTGATTTCTTCCTCGAGATTGTGCTACCCTATTTAGTGCCGCTCGCGCTcgtgggcggcggcggtgctgATCTGCGTTTCCATTCGCTGGTGGTTGCTTCCGGCGCTTTTGGTGGCATCTACGAGCACTCGGGCTACGATCTCGCCTTGGCATTCCAGGCATATCCCCGGAACAAGGAAGACGGATGGTACTGGAAAGTCGTCGCATCTGTGCTCTCCGATTTGGTCAGCACTCGTGCCCACCACGAGCACCACTCGAGGGGTCAGGTGTCGTTCTCCGACGGCTTTGGCAGCCCGGGAATATGTGATACCATCTTTGGCACACGCTGGGACTTGGTTCCTAGACACCGCGACGAGGTCGAGCGCGAGTGGCGGTCGCAAaccgagcagcagcagcccgcaGACGTGAGGTAG
- the RPT4 gene encoding 26S proteasome subunit rpt4 (BUSCO:EOG092D27ZM) → MSAEDERQVALNAYRAKLIESREWEAKLKNLRLEIKDLQKEYDRTEENIKALQSVGQIIGEVLKQLDDERFIVKASSGPRYVVGCRSKVDKTKLKQGTRVALDMTTLTIMRMLPREVDPLVYNMSLEDPGQVSFGGIGGLNDQIRELREVIELPLKNPELFLRVGIKPPKGVLLYGPPGTGKTLLARAVASSLETNFLKVVSSAIVDKYIGESARLIREMFGYAKEHEPCIIFMDEIDAIGGRRFSEGTSADREIQRTLMELLNQLDGFDYLGKTKIIMATNRPDTLDPALLRAGRLDRKIEIPLPNEVGRLEILKIHASSVVIDGDIDFESVVKMSDGLNGADLRNVVTEAGLFAIKDYRDSVNQDDFNKAVRKVMESKKLEGKLEYQKL, encoded by the exons ATGTCCGCGGAAGACGAGCGCCAAGTCGCCCTCAACGCCTACCGGGCGAAGCTCATCGAATCCCGCGAATGGGAAGCAAAGCTCAAGAACCTACGATTAGAGATCAAGGATCTGCAGAAAGAGTATGACCGAACAGAGGAGAACATCAAGGCGCTGCAGAGTGTAGGACAAATTATTGGTGAAGTCCTCAAGCagctggatgatgagagAT TTATCGTCAAGGCATCATCGGGTCCTCGTTATGTCGTCGGCTGCAGATCAAAGGTTGATAAGACGAAGCTTAAGCAAGGCACACGTGTCGCTCTCGATATGACGACATTAACCATCATGCGTATGCTCCCACGAGAAGTCGACCCGCTAGTTTACAACATGTCACTGGAAGACCCTGGCCAGGTCAGCTTCGGTGGAATCGGTGGATTAAACGACCAGATCCGAGAGCTGAGAGAGGTGATTGAGCTTCCCCTGAAGAACCCGGAGCTCTTCCTTAGAGTCGGCATCAAGCCGCCTAAAGGTGTCCTGCTCTATGGCCCTCCCGGAACAGGAAAAACACTCCTAGCCAGAGCGGTTGCAAGCAGTCTGGAGACAAATTTCTTGAAGG TTGTTTCATCCGCCATTGTCGACAAGTATATCGGAGAATCTGCAAGATTGATCCGAGAAATGTTCGGCTATGCCAAGGAGCACGAGCCTTGTATCATCTTCATGGACGAAATCGATGCTATCGGAGGACGACGATTTTCTGAGGGTACCAGTGCCGACCGTGAAATCCAGAGAACGCTCATGGAGCTGCTCAACCAGCTAGATGGTTTCGACTACTTGGGCAAGACAAAGATCATTATGGCTACAAACAGACCAGATACCCTGGACCCCGCGCTGCTACGTGCTGGTCGTCTAGACCGAAAGATTGAGATTCCTCTGCCCAACGAGGTCGGACGGCTGGAGATTCTCAAGATCCATGCCTCGTCTGTCGTCATTGATGGCGATATTGACTTTGAAAGCGTAGTCAAGATGAGTGATGGCCTGAACGGAGCTGATTTGCGAAACGTTGTCACTGAAGC CGGTCTATTCGCTATCAAAGATTACAGAGACTCGGTCAACCAAGACGATTTCAACAAGGCGGTGCGCAAGGTGATGGAGTCGAAGAAGTTGGAGGGCAAGCTTGAGTACCAGAAGCTGTAA
- a CDS encoding uncharacterized protein (TransMembrane:1 (o16-33i)): protein MSLANSIYSTLFRKNYTMLATVFAAGFAWEIGFNSTMDKIWDSNNRGRQWKDIRHKYVEGGDDEE, encoded by the exons ATG TCTCTCGCCAACTCCATCTACAG CACCCTGTTCCGCAAGAACTACACCATGCTTGCGACCGTCTTCGCCGCTGGCTTTGCTTGGGAGAT CGGTTTCAACTCTACCATGGACAAGATCTGGGATAGCAACAACCGAGGC CGCCAATGGAAGGACATCCGACACAAGTACGTTGAGGgtggcgacgatgaggagtAA
- the GFA1 gene encoding glutamine--fructose-6-phosphate transaminase (isomerizing) (BUSCO:EOG092D0OOP~MEROPS:MER0012158) encodes MCGIFGYVNYLVEKDRKFILDTLLNGLARLEYRGYDSAGLAIDGDKKKEVLAFKEVGKVAKLRKLIDESSLDLTKVFDSHAGIAHTRWATHGPPSTLNCHPHRSDPNSEFVVVHNGIITNYKELKTLLSSKGFKFETETDTECIAKLAKYIYDQHPQIGFTDLIKAVIQELEGAYGLLIKSVHYPHEVIAARKGSPLVIGVKTQRRMKVDFVDVEYGEDNGALSAEAASQTVALKKDGDFLAPSSALGAPDKSLLHRSQSRAFMTDDGMPMPTEFFLSSDPSAIVEHTKKVLYLEDDDIAHIHEGSLNIHRLKKADGSSNVRAIHTLELELQEIMKGKFDHFMQKEIFEQPESVVNTMRGRLDIANKSVTLGGLRSYISTIRRCRRIIFIACGTSYHSCMAVRGIFEELTEIPISVELASDFLDREAPVFRDDTCVFVSQSGETADSLMALRYCLERGALTVGIVNVVGSSISLLTHCGVHVNAGPEIGVASTKAYTSQFIAMVMFALSLSEDRASKKARREEIIEGLGNVSAQIKHILELDQPIKDLCQKVFKDQKSLLLLGRGSQFSTALEGALKIKEISYLHCEAVMSGELKHGVLALVDENLPIIMILTRDEIFKKSLNAYQQVIARGGKPIVICNPGDEEFKASDALKIEIPKTVDCLQGILNVIPLQLISYWLAVLEGLNVDFPRNLAKSVTVE; translated from the exons ATGTG tGGTATTTTCGGATACGTCAACTACCTGGTGGAGAAGGACCGCAAGTTCATTCTCGATACCCTGCTCAACGGCCTTGCCCGTCTTGAGTACAGAGGATACGACTCCGCCGGTCTGGCCATCGATggcgacaagaagaaggaggttTTGGCCTTCAAGGAGGTCGGCAAGGTCGCCAAGCTGAGGAAGCTCATAGATGAGTCTTCTTTGGACCTGACCAAGGTTTTCGACTCACACGCCGGTATTGCCCACACCCGATGGGCTACTCACGGCCCCCCCTCCACTCTCAACTGCCACCCTCACCG ATCCGACCCCAACTCCGAGTTCGTTGTTGTCCACAACGGTATCATCACCAACTACAAGGAGCTCAAGACCCTGCTCTCCAGCAAGGGCTTCAAGTTTGAGACCGAGACGGATACCGAGTGCATTGCCAAGCTCGCCAAGTACATCTACGACCAGCACCCCCAGATTGGATTCACCGATCTCATCAAGGCTGTTATCCAGGAGCTTGAGGGTGCCTATGGACTGTTGATCAAGTCTGTCCACTACCCCCATGAGGTCATTGCTGCCCGAAAGGGTTCTCCCCTCGTCATTGGTGTCAAGACCCAGCGCCGCATGAAGGTCGATTTCGTCGACGTTGAGTACGGTGAGGACAACGGTGCTCTTTCTGCCGAGGCTGCTTCCCAGACTGTTGCTCTCAAGAAGGACGGCGACTTCCTTGCTCCCTCCAGCGCCCTCGGCGCTCCTGACAAGTCCCTGCTTCACCGCAGCCAGTCCCGTGCTTTCATGACCGATGACGGCATGCCCATGCCCACCGagttcttcctctcttctgaCCCCTCTGCCATTGTTGAGCACACCAAGAAGGTCCTGTACCTCGAGGATGACGACATTGCTCACATCCACGAGGGCTCCCTCAACATCCACCGCCTGAAGAAGGCTGATGGCAGCTCCAACGTCCGAGCCATCCACACTCTTGAGCTCGAGCTTCAGGAGATCATGAAGGGCAAGTTCGACCACTTCATGCAGAAGGAGATCTTCGAGCAGCCCGAGTCTGTCGTCAACACCATGCGAGGTCGTCTTGACATTGCTAACAAGTCTGTCACTCTCGGTGGTCTGCGTTCATACATCTCCACCATCCGACGATGCCGCAGAATCATCTTCATTGCCTGCGGTACCAGCTACCACTCTTGCATGGCTGTCCGTGGTATCTTTGAGGAGCTTACGGAGATTCCCATCTCTGTCGAGCTGGCCTCTGATTTCCTTGACCGTGAGGCTCCTGTCTTCCGAGACGACACTTGCGTCTTTGTTTCACAGTCGGGTGAGACTGCTGATTCTCTGATGGCTCTCCGCTACTGCTTGGAGCGCGGTGCTCTCACCGTCGGTATCGTCAACGTTGTCGgttcttccatctccctccTCACCCACTGCGGTGTCCACGTCAACGCTGGTCCCGAAATCGGTGTTGCCTCCACCAAGGCCTACACCTCCCAGTTCATTGCCATGGTCATGTTTGCCCTCTCCCTTAGCGAGGACCGGGCTTCCAAGAAGGCTCGCCGAGAGGAAATCATCGAGGGTCTTGGCAATGTCTCTGCCCAGATCAAGCACATCCTTGAGCTGGACCAACCCATCAAGGACCTGTGCCAGAAGGTGTTCAAGGATCAGAAGTCCCTGTTGCTGCTTGGCCGTGGTAGCCAGTTCTCCACTGCCCTTGAGGGTGCTCTGAAGATCAAGGAAATTTCCTACCTCCACTGCGAGGCTGTCATGTCCGGTGAGCTGAAGCACGGTGTTTTGGCCCTGGTTGACGAGAACCTCCCCATCATCATGATCCTCACCCGTGACGAGATCTTCAAGAAGTCTCTCAACGCCTACCAGCAAG TCATTGCCCGAGGCGGCAAGCCTATCGTCATCTGCAACCCTGGTGACGAGGAGTTCAAGGCCTCTGATGCTCTCAAGATCGAGATCCCCAAGACCGTTGACTGCCTGCAGGGCATCCTGAACGTCATCCCCCTGCAACTGATTTCCTACTGGCTGGCCGTTCTCGAGGGTCTCAACGTTGACTTCCCTCGAAACTTGGCCAAGTCTGTCACTGTCGAGTAA
- a CDS encoding uncharacterized protein (MEROPS:MER0001711~BUSCO:EOG092D3MIU), which translates to MDHRPQAWGRPRDDVYGAYDHSYMQENGPKQNTQQPIVTGTSVIGIKFKDGVVIAADNLASYGSLARFTDVKRLRPFADSSILGFSGDISDMQYLDRHLTELSLSEAYESPDKPRLNAANLHRYLSKLLYNRRSKFDPLWNHLLVGGLDDNGEPFLAAADLLGSTYSAPSLATGFGAMLAQPIMRRYVPDEESAKKLTREEAVDIVKEAMKVLFYRDARSLDTYSLAVVTKDGVELKEDEKLENQSWAFADRIKGYGTQTV; encoded by the exons ATGGATCACCGTCCGCAAGCATGGGGTCGG CCTAGAGACGATGTCTACGGCGCCTACGACCACTCCTACATGCAGGAGAACGGGCCCAAGCAGAACACCCAGCAGCCCATCGTCACCGGTACCTCAGTAATAGGAATCAAGTTCAAGGAcggcgtcgtcatcgccgctGATAACCTGG CTTCATACGGCTCCCTCGCCCGTTTCACCGACGTCAAGCGTCTCCGCCCATTCGCCGACTCCTCCATCCTCGGCTTCAGCGGCGACATCTCCGACATGCAGTACCTCGACCGCCATCTCACCGAGCTCTCCCTCTCTGAGGCCTACGAGTCTCCCGACAAGCCTCGCCTCAACGCCGCCAACCTCCACCGATACCTCTCCAAGCTCCTTTACAACCGCCGCTCCAAATTCGACCCCCTCTGGAACCACCTCCTGGTCGGCGGCCTCGACGACAACGGCGAGCCcttcctcgccgccgccgacctTCTCGGCAGCACCTACTCCGCCCCTTCCCTGGCCACGGGCTTCGGCGCTATGCTCGCCCAGCCAATCATGAGACGCTACGTCCCCGATGAGGAGTCGGCCAAGAAGCTCACCCGCGAGGAGGCCGTCGATATTGTCAAGGAGGCCATGAAGGTGCTCTTTTACCGTGACGCCCGAAGTCTGGATACCTACTCATTAGCCGTCGTGACCAAGGATGGTGTCGAACTGAAAGAGGACGAAAAGCTGGAGAACCAAAGCTGGGCATTTGCGGACAGGATCAAGGGTTACGGCACTCAGACAGTCTAG
- a CDS encoding uncharacterized protein (EggNog:ENOG41~TransMembrane:14 (i61-85o97-116i128-145o157-176i188-210o216-241i262-286o298-320i340-360o380-400i407-427o433-457i469-494o548-566i)), whose protein sequence is MAIAPSVDPPLEAEAKYSNKAENTIHEVESSDDNQQVNTTFQPGVQDIEAVTITWSRTWLIVAYILIWITYFIQGLVTGVTGALLPYVTSAFAEHSLTPTTGILSAVIGGVTNLSIAKVLDIFGRSQGYLLCIVLCTIGLIMSAACNNVEAYAASQVFYTVGINGIGYSLSVFVADTSSLRHRGLMQAFVSSPNLITCWLSGPISTAFLNGAGWRWAFGMFTILVPAVTLPLSGLFMWQFSKAKKLGLIAKRQSGRTPWQSFVYYCREFDAVGLLLLSAGVAFFLLPFNLYTNEAKGWRSALILCFLIIGILLIIVFVVWEKFFAPVSFLPWSILQDRTVLGACILSFVLFLSYFCWSSYFSSFLQVVNNLSITNASYVIQTYTVGGVIFAVGTGAFISYTGRFKPVTLYFGIPLTVLGMGLLIYFRQPDQDVGYIVMCMIFISFAEGVLVICDEIAIMAAVVEQQYFAISLAVLGLFSNIGSAIGLTISAAIWQGTMPGKLAEYLPAADQENLLLIYESLPTQLSFPIGSPERIAIQQAYGDVQQRLMIAGTAVWAIGLVSVLMWRDIKVINIKQTKGQVV, encoded by the coding sequence ATGGCCATCGCACCGTCCGTCGATCCGCCGCTCGAGGCAGAGGCAAAATACAGCAACAAAGCTGAGAATACTATTCACGAAGTGGAAAGTTCCGACGACAACCAACAAGTAAACACGACATTTCAACCCGGTGTCCAGGACATTGAAGCAGTTACTATTACATGGTCGAGGACCTGGCTCATCGTGGCCTATATCCTGATATGGATCACCTACTTTATCCAAGGCCTAGTGACAGGCGTAACTggtgctcttcttccctaTGTCACCTCTGCCTTCGCCGAACACTCGCTCACGCCAACCACTGGCATTTTGAGCGCTGTCATCGGAGGCGTTACCAACCTCAGCATTGCAAAGGTCCTGGATATATTTGGACGCTCCCAAGGATATCTCCTCTGTATTGTGCTCTGCACCATTGGCCTTATAATGTCCGCTGCCTGCAACAACGTTGAGGCCTACGCTGCCTCCCAAGTCTTTTACACCGTCGGTATCAACGGCATAGGATACAGCTTGAGCGTGTTCGTCGCCGACACGTCGTCACTGCGCCACCGAGGCCTGATGCAGGCGTTTGTCAGTTCTCCAAATCTGATAACATGCTGGCTTAGCGGACCTATTTCCACGGCTTTTCTAAACGGAgctggctggcgctgggcctTTGGAATGTTTACGATTCTCGTCCCAGCCGTAACCCTTCCTCTCTCTGGGCTGTTCATGTGGCAATTCTCAAAGGCCAAAAAGCTCGGCCTCATTGCGAAGCGTCAAAGTGGACGCACACCCTGGCAGTCCTTTGTTTACTACTGCCGCGAGTTCGATGCTGTCGGCCTCCTTCTACTCTCTGCCGGTGTTGCTTTCTTCCTGCTCCCATTCAACCTTTACACAAATGAAGCGAAAGGATGGAGATCTGCGCTGATTCTCTGCTTTCTGATCATCGGAATCCTTCTCATCATTGTTTTCGTTGTATGGGAGAAGTTCTTTGCCCCAGTTTCATTTCTGCCGTGGTCTATTCTCCAAGACCGTACCGTCCTCGGCGCCTgcattctctcttttgtgcTATTTCTCAGCTATTTCTGCTGGTCTAGTTACTTCAGCTCATTCCTGCAAGTGGTAAACAACTTGAGCATTACCAATGCCAGCTACGTCATCCAAACCTATACAGTAGGCGGTGTCATATTTGCTGTTGGCACTGGCGCTTTCATCAGCTATACCGGCCGCTTCAAACCTGTAACGCTCTACTTTGGCATTCCTTTGACAGTTCTTGGCATGGGTCTGCTCATCTACTTCCGCCAGCCTGACCAGGACGTTGGCTACATTGTCATGTGCATGATCTTCATCTCCTTTGCTGAGGGAGTCCTAGTCATCTGTGACGAGATTGCCATTATGGCCGCCGTTGTGGAGCAGCAATACTTCGCCATTAGTCTGGCTGTGTTGGGGTTGTTTTCGAATATTGGATCTGCCATTGGCCTTACTATCTCCGCCGCCATCTGGCAGGGCACCATGCCGGGAAAACTTGCTGAGTACCTTCCTGCTGCTGATCAGGAGAATCTACTCCTTATCTATGAGTCCCTGCCGACGCAATTGTCGTTCCCAATCGGATCGCCCGAGCGTATTGCGATTCAGCAAGCCTATGGAGACGTACAACAACGTTTAATGATTGCAGGGACTGCGGTCTGGGCTATCGGCCTGGTATCTGTCCTGATGTGGCGAGATATTAAGGTGATCAACATTAAGCAGACGAAAGGACAGGTTGTGTGA